Genomic window (Buchnera aphidicola (Kaburagia rhusicola ensigallis)):
AACATTATTGTTATAATAAAAAATAACATAAAAAAATAATAGTATTTAAGTCATTTGTTCAATTAAAATTAAATATAAAAAATTGGTAAATTAGACAAAAAATTAGTTAAAAAGTATTACAATAGCAGTAGTAAAACAGTTTTAATAGCATTGTTGTAGTTCGTTAATTTTTGTGACTAATTTATATTGAGTTATTAATATTTAATATAAAATTTATTTTTTTTCTAGTTGTAGAAATGATATTTTTTTGAATAAAAAATAAAAATCTTATAAAATTTAGAATAACATTTATTTTAAGAATATCATAATGATGATGATATTATTAATTTGCAATTTAATATAAATAAAATATTAAAATTATACATGCTAAAGTGTGTGTTATTTTTTTTATTATGAAACAAGTATGAGTATTACAGAGCCAAAACTCGCGTAGATGTTTATTAGTTGCTTTATTTAAAATAATTTTATAATAAATTATAAAATCCATTACACTAAATTATATTGTTGTTTTTATATCAGAAGTATAATAAAATTAAAATAGCTTGGTATCGTATAATATAACTTGGGTATCGTTGATAAGGATAAAGTGTGTACTTCTTGTTTAATGTTCTAATATAGTGTTAAAGTGAAACGGGTTATACCCCCGCTCACTTATAATATATTATATAAATTTTATCCTAATATTTGTTTTTTTCTAATTTCTGCTAATGTTTTGCAGTCTATACATAAATCAGCAGTAGGTCTTGCTTCTAATCTACGTATTCCAATTTCTACTCCACATGATTCACAATATCCAAAATCGTTTTCTTCTACTTTTTTTAAAGTTTTTTCTATTTTTTTTATTAATTTTCTTTCTCTATCTCGATGGCGCAATTCGAAGCTAAATTCTTCTTCTTGCACAGCACGATCAATTGGATCTGGAAAATTTGTAGTTTTTTCTTGTGTGTACAATTTTTTTTTAGGTATGTCGTTTTTTAACTGAGTAATCCAAGCAAGAAGAATTTTTTTAAAGTGATTGATTTGTTTGGTATTCATATATTTTTCGTTTTTTTTATTTTCATAAGGTTGCACTCCTGCCATAAATAGTATACTCAAGGAAGATACTTTTTTATCTTTTTCTTTTTGCATGATATATTCCTATGAACTAATTATATTTAAAATAAAATTATAACTGTATAATTTAAAACAAATATTTTGAATTAAATGTGTGCATTTAGTTTTTTATTTTTTGATGTTATATAGTTATTACACCATAAATAATATAATACTGATCTCGTGTTTAAAAGTGTTTGTTTTACAGTACGTCGATAATATCAAAATATAAATTTATTGTAAATTTTATACTTTTTAAAAAATAAATTTATTTCGTATTTAAAGTAATCATTTTTTAAATTAAAATAATTATAGAAATTGGTGAAATATTAATTTCAGATAAAAGTGGTATTATGCATTTTTATTCTAATTTAGGTGATTACTTAATGAAAAAAATAAATAATTGTATAAAAATTGCATTAGGTATTGAATATCAAGGAAGTAATTATCATGGATGGCAATATCAAAAATCGGTATCAAATATTCAAGAAAAGTTAGAAATAGCATTATCAATTGTAGCTAATCATTCAGTAGATATTTATTGTGCGGGACGAACTGATTCTGGTGTACATAGCACTGAGCAAGTAATTCATTTTTATACTTCTTCTATTAGAAAATATAGTTCTTGGGTAATCGGAGTAAATCGATATTTACCTAAAGATATTTCTGTATTATGGAAAAAAAAAGTTCCGGAATTTTTTCATGCGCGTTATAGCGCTTTATCTCGTAGATATCGTTATATAATTTATAATTATCAGTGTCGTTC
Coding sequences:
- the dksA gene encoding RNA polymerase-binding protein DksA produces the protein MQKEKDKKVSSLSILFMAGVQPYENKKNEKYMNTKQINHFKKILLAWITQLKNDIPKKKLYTQEKTTNFPDPIDRAVQEEEFSFELRHRDRERKLIKKIEKTLKKVEENDFGYCESCGVEIGIRRLEARPTADLCIDCKTLAEIRKKQILG